One genomic segment of Arachis duranensis cultivar V14167 chromosome 4, aradu.V14167.gnm2.J7QH, whole genome shotgun sequence includes these proteins:
- the LOC127746750 gene encoding uncharacterized protein LOC127746750 isoform X1, which produces MLTPSSSSPRSLSPRYPRRAEERSSNKIERERSAEGGPCSAAVPPPSRVLCCPSTITEVLHRRGLLFEAATSPLLEVFPNPVRRRERHWVGKTLLSRSSVTGGKAASPSPMGCCSYHRYKNHCQSFCPFLPPENLAAIAGKFYRSSLPLEVADRATAGLPPNRFGGRRCVGSAVPPSARAVEIFGENKWIRVVSYRHFELRRKGLCETFGLWICILN; this is translated from the exons ATGCTCACGCCGTCGTCCTCCTCACCGCGGAGTCTGAGTCCTCGTTATCCACGGAGGGCCGAAGAGAGAAGCTCGAAcaagatagagagagagagatcggCGGAAGGGGGTCCCTGTTCTGCGGCCGTGCCTCCGCCGTCGCGGGTCCTCTGCTGTCCTTCCACCATCACTGAAGTCCTCCATCGCCGTGGCTTGCTGTTCGAAGCTGCCACCTCGCCACTGCTGGAGGTCTTCCCCAATCCGGTTCGAAGGAGAGAACGCCATTGGGTGGGGAAAACGCTTCTGTCACGCTCCTCGGTCACTGGTGGTAAAGCCGCGTCGCCATCACCCATGGGTTGCTGTTCCTACCACCGCTACAAAAATCACTGCCAAAGCTTTTGCCCGTTTTTACCGCCGGAGAACCTCGCTGCCATTGCCGGAAAATTCTATCG GTCATCACTGCCGCTTGAGGTGGCGGACAGAGCTACTGCCGGGCTGCCGCCAAACCGGTTCGGAGGCCGCCGCTGTGTTGGTTCAGCCGTTCCTCCTTCGGCTCG AGCTGTTGAGATTTTTGGAGAAAACAAGTGGATCCGAGTTGTTAGTTACCGTCATTTCGAGCTGAGGAGGAAAGGACTCTGTGAGACGTTTGGGTTATGGATTTGCATTTTGAAttag
- the LOC127746750 gene encoding uncharacterized protein LOC127746750 isoform X2, whose product MLTPSSSSPRSLSPRYPRRAEERSSNKIERERSAEGGPCSAAVPPPSRVLCCPSTITEVLHRRGLLFEAATSPLLEVFPNPVRRRERHWVGKTLLSRSSVTGGKAASPSPMGCCSYHRYKNHCQSFCPFLPPENLAAIAGKFYRSSLPLEVADRATAGLPPNRFGGRRCVGSAVPPSARIWAQKS is encoded by the exons ATGCTCACGCCGTCGTCCTCCTCACCGCGGAGTCTGAGTCCTCGTTATCCACGGAGGGCCGAAGAGAGAAGCTCGAAcaagatagagagagagagatcggCGGAAGGGGGTCCCTGTTCTGCGGCCGTGCCTCCGCCGTCGCGGGTCCTCTGCTGTCCTTCCACCATCACTGAAGTCCTCCATCGCCGTGGCTTGCTGTTCGAAGCTGCCACCTCGCCACTGCTGGAGGTCTTCCCCAATCCGGTTCGAAGGAGAGAACGCCATTGGGTGGGGAAAACGCTTCTGTCACGCTCCTCGGTCACTGGTGGTAAAGCCGCGTCGCCATCACCCATGGGTTGCTGTTCCTACCACCGCTACAAAAATCACTGCCAAAGCTTTTGCCCGTTTTTACCGCCGGAGAACCTCGCTGCCATTGCCGGAAAATTCTATCG GTCATCACTGCCGCTTGAGGTGGCGGACAGAGCTACTGCCGGGCTGCCGCCAAACCGGTTCGGAGGCCGCCGCTGTGTTGGTTCAGCCGTTCCTCCTTCGGCTCG gatatgggcgcagaagtcatga